A portion of the Oncorhynchus nerka isolate Pitt River linkage group LG27, Oner_Uvic_2.0, whole genome shotgun sequence genome contains these proteins:
- the LOC115111053 gene encoding uncharacterized protein LOC115111053 — MAVQLVVALLALASLSAASAPDCKELVKPLVLEDHTELYGKWVYVMGSADHLFFQNALGTLKSSWIDLSATSDHKVVTLRWGDRIDGKCIVGTTHATISGTTSTVHIHLSEHKGQYLETCPDCLLWSDTSRNGDVTGRYLLLFTRTGKMDHTYLDTYKKQAECLNFPEKHQTYDGKTELCPDDKEEKKVVEEKVVVEEEIMEEIMEEEKATEEEKATEEEKATEEEKTTAEEKTTAEEKATAEEKATEEEKATEEEKATEEEKATEEEKATEEEKATEEEKATK; from the exons atggcTGTTCAGCTGGTTGTAGCTCTCCTGGCTCTAGCCTCTCTGAGTGCTGCATCTGCACCGGACTGTAAAGAACTGGTCAAACCCCTGGTACTGGAGGACCATACCGAG CTCTATGGCAAATGGGTGTATGTGATGGGGTCTGCGGATCATTTATTCTTCCAAAATGCTTTGGGGACTCTGAAAAGCTCCTGGATAGACCTGTCGGCTACATCGGACCATAAAGTAGTCACCCTAAGATGGGGAGACCGCAT TGATGGCAAATGCATCGTAGGTACAACACATGCTACCATCTCCGGCACCACTTCCACCGTACACA TTCATTTGTCTGAACACAAAGGCCAGTACCTGGAGACCTGCCCTGACTGCCTGCTTTGGTCAGACACATCTCGTAATGGAGATGTTACTGGCAGATACCTGCTCCTGTTCA caAGGACAGGGAAAATGGATCACACATACCTGGACACCTATAAGAAACAGGCAGAGTGTCTGAACTTCCCAGAGAAACACCAGACCTACGATGGAAAAACAG AGCTGTGCCCTGATgacaaggaggagaagaaggtggtggaggagaaggtggtggtggaggaggagattaTGGAGGAGattatggaggaggagaaggctaCGGAGGAGGAGAAGGCTACGGAGGAGGAGAAGGCTACGGAGGAGGAGAAGACTACAGCGGAGGAGAAGACTACAGCAGAGGAGAAGGCTACAGCGGAGGAGAAGgctacagaggaggagaaggctacagaggaggagaaggctacagaggaggagaaggctacagaggaggagaaggctacagaggaggagaaggctacagaggaggagaaggcaaCAAAGTGA
- the LOC115111711 gene encoding endoplasmic reticulum-Golgi intermediate compartment protein 2-like, whose protein sequence is MRRLVSRKKALTLVKELDAFPKVPESYVETTASGGTVSLIAFTAMALLAFLEFFVYRDTWMQYEYEVDKDFSSKLRINIDITVAMRCQFVGADVLDLAETMVASDGLHYEPVTFDLSPQQRLWHRTLLMIQDRLREEHSLQDVIFKTVLKGSPTALPPREDSPSQSPAACRIHGHLYVNKVAGNFHITVGKAIPHPRGHAHLAALVSHDTYNFSHRIDHLSFGEEIPGIINPLDGTEKVCTDHNQMFQYFITIVPTKLNTYQISADTNQYSVTERERVINHAVGSHGVSGIFMKYDISSLMVKVTEQHMPLWRFLVRLCGIIGGIFSTTGMIHGMVGFLVDVICCRLQLGVYKPREMGLLDDHVKNEAPAPPLEATENHTH, encoded by the exons ATGAGGAGACTAGTGTCCCGGAAGAAGGCTCTAACCCTGGTGAAGGAGCTGGATGCATTCCCCAAGGTTCCAGAGAGCTATGTGGAAACCACAGCCAGTGGGGGAACAG TGTCCCTGATAGCCTTCACAGCCATGGCTCTGCTGGCTTTCCTTGAGTTCTTTGTGTATCGAGACACGTGGATGCAGTATGAGTATGAAGTTGATAAAGACTTCTCCAG TAAATTAAGAATAAACATAGACATCACAGTTGCCATGAGGTGTCAAT TTGTAGGTGCAGATGTCCTAGACTTGGCAGAGACCATGGTAGCTTCAGATGGCCTACATTATGAGCCA GTCACCTTTGACCTCTCTCCTCAGCAAAGGCTGTGGCACAG AACTCTGCTGATGATCCAGGACCGCCTTAGGGAGGAACACTCGCTGCAGGATGTGATCTTCAAGACCGTCCTGAAAGGATCCCCCACCGCCCTTCCTCCCAG AGAGGACAGCCCCTCCCAGTCGCCTGCGGCCTGCAGGATACACGGCCATCTTTATGTCAACAAGGTGGCTGGCAACTTCCACATCACTGTGGGCAA GGCTATCCCACATCCTAGAGGCCACGCCCATCTAGCGGCCCTCGTCAGCCACGATA CGTACAACTTCTCCCATCGCATCGACCACCTGTCGTTCGGAGAGGAGATCCCAGGGATCATCAACCCTCTGGACGGGACAGAGAAAGTCTGCACTGACC ATAATCAGATGTTTCAGTACTTCATCACCATAGTGCCCACCAAACTGAACACCTACCAGATCTCAGCAGACACAAACCAGTACTCTGTCACCGAAAGG GAGCGGGTGATCAACCACGCGGTGGGCAGCCACGGAGTATCTGGGATCTTTATGAAGTATGATATCAGCTCGTTGATGGTGAAAGTCACCGAGCAGCACATGCCCCTGTGGAGGTTCCTTGTCAGGCTTTGTGGCATCATCGGAGGCATTTTCTCCACCACAG GTATGATCCATGGAATGGTGGGCTTCTTGGTGGACGTCATCTGCTGTCGCCTCCAACTAGGAGTCTACAAACCCCGGGAG aTGGGCCTGCTGGACGACCATGTAAAAAACGAAGCCCCTGCCCCACCCCTGGAAGCTACAGAAAACCACACCCACTGA